Proteins co-encoded in one Pseudomonadota bacterium genomic window:
- the brxC gene encoding BREX system P-loop protein BrxC, producing the protein MKNRHLYQRDPSKITLLNNGVATMTDAHTDDERRTLRFELEHFVCEGEYQRGLVRILDSYVSNQGQPEQPAAWVSGFFGSGKSHLAKMLRFLWTDYTFLEDGASARGLARLPNDVQDMLKEISTLGKRRQGLHAAAGTLGAGAGDSVRLALVGIVFQSAGLPESLPQAQFCLWLKKNEIYDRVCAAIEGEGRDFRREMHDMYVSPLIAKALLAADPSFAANEKEAKAALRAQFPKPKDITTDQFVSALQDTLAADGHMPYTVIILDEVQQYIGDDTTRSYVVQEVVEACSKRFGDRLLFLGTGQTALSGTPALQRLQGRFTVNVELSDHDVETVTRRVVLAKRPDRVNDAKSTLETNAGELDRHLVGTKIGPRNEDKSVLVEDYPLLPVRRRFWEHTLRAVDRAGTAGQLRTQLRIVYDAIRRTAEDPVGTVVPGDFLFEEISANLLQSGVLLREVNETIIEQDDDTPDGYLKSRLCALVFLIRKLPREAGVDIGVRATADALADLLVKDLAKDGSILRAHVPKLLDELVATGTLMRLDDEYSLQTRESSEWEAEFRNRQTKLINDPTRMSGKRAQLLGAAVQDAVGSVKLLHGKCKEPRKLALHFGAEPPQGTGHEIPVWIRNGWGADEKSVIADARAVGLDSPVIHVFVPKSRADALARVIAAQSAARDTLEYKGVPSTAEGIEARQGMETRLTEATNSLRTLVAEVIDGAKVFQGGGTERFESTLLAKVRETADASPVS; encoded by the coding sequence ATGAAAAACCGGCATCTCTACCAGAGAGACCCGAGCAAGATCACCTTGCTGAACAACGGCGTCGCGACGATGACCGACGCTCACACCGACGATGAACGCCGCACCCTGCGCTTCGAGCTCGAGCACTTCGTGTGCGAAGGGGAGTACCAGCGAGGCCTGGTCCGTATTCTCGACTCCTACGTCAGCAACCAGGGTCAACCCGAGCAACCGGCAGCGTGGGTCAGCGGGTTCTTCGGTAGCGGTAAATCCCACTTGGCCAAGATGCTGCGTTTCCTGTGGACGGACTATACCTTCCTGGAGGATGGCGCCAGTGCCCGCGGTTTGGCTCGGTTGCCGAACGATGTCCAGGATATGCTCAAGGAGATCTCGACCCTGGGCAAGCGTAGACAGGGCCTGCATGCGGCAGCCGGAACGCTGGGCGCCGGTGCTGGCGACAGTGTTCGGCTCGCGCTGGTCGGGATCGTGTTCCAGTCCGCGGGGCTGCCCGAGAGCCTCCCGCAGGCGCAGTTCTGCCTCTGGTTGAAGAAGAACGAAATCTATGACCGAGTGTGCGCCGCCATCGAAGGGGAGGGACGTGATTTTCGCCGGGAGATGCATGACATGTACGTCAGCCCCCTGATCGCTAAAGCCCTGCTCGCGGCGGATCCAAGCTTCGCAGCCAACGAGAAGGAGGCCAAGGCGGCCCTGCGTGCTCAGTTTCCGAAGCCAAAAGACATCACCACGGACCAATTCGTGAGCGCATTGCAGGATACGCTTGCGGCCGACGGCCACATGCCCTATACCGTGATCATCCTCGACGAGGTGCAGCAGTACATCGGGGACGACACCACTCGCTCGTATGTGGTTCAGGAGGTGGTCGAGGCATGCAGTAAGCGCTTCGGCGACCGCTTGCTGTTTCTCGGCACGGGCCAGACGGCACTCTCCGGTACACCTGCGCTGCAGCGGCTGCAGGGACGCTTCACCGTCAACGTGGAGCTCTCCGATCACGACGTCGAGACGGTGACCCGCCGGGTCGTCTTGGCGAAGCGCCCCGACCGTGTCAACGACGCCAAGTCGACCTTGGAGACCAATGCGGGAGAACTCGATCGACACCTCGTCGGTACCAAGATAGGTCCTCGCAACGAGGACAAGTCGGTCCTAGTTGAGGATTACCCGCTGCTGCCGGTGCGCCGGCGCTTCTGGGAGCACACCCTTCGCGCGGTCGACCGTGCGGGCACCGCAGGGCAGCTCCGGACACAGCTTCGGATCGTCTACGACGCCATTCGGCGGACTGCAGAGGATCCGGTCGGTACGGTCGTTCCGGGCGACTTCCTGTTCGAGGAGATCTCCGCGAATTTGCTCCAGTCCGGCGTGCTACTACGAGAGGTCAACGAAACCATCATCGAGCAGGATGACGACACGCCGGATGGCTATCTCAAGTCGCGCCTATGTGCTCTCGTGTTCCTGATCAGAAAACTCCCACGGGAAGCCGGGGTGGATATCGGGGTTCGTGCCACGGCCGATGCGCTGGCCGATCTACTGGTGAAGGACTTGGCAAAGGATGGCTCCATACTGCGAGCGCATGTACCGAAGCTGCTGGATGAGCTAGTCGCCACCGGCACGCTCATGAGGCTGGACGACGAGTACAGTCTTCAGACCCGCGAGAGTAGCGAGTGGGAGGCCGAGTTCCGTAATCGGCAGACGAAGCTCATCAACGATCCGACGCGCATGAGTGGCAAGCGCGCGCAACTCCTTGGCGCCGCGGTCCAGGACGCCGTGGGGTCCGTGAAGCTCCTACACGGCAAGTGCAAAGAACCCCGGAAGCTTGCTTTGCACTTCGGCGCCGAGCCGCCGCAGGGGACTGGGCACGAAATCCCGGTGTGGATACGTAACGGCTGGGGCGCGGACGAAAAGAGCGTAATCGCAGATGCGCGTGCGGTGGGACTTGACAGCCCAGTGATCCACGTGTTCGTCCCCAAATCGCGTGCCGATGCGTTGGCCCGGGTCATCGCTGCCCAGAGCGCTGCCCGGGATACGCTGGAATACAAAGGAGTCCCCTCGACGGCGGAGGGCATCGAGGCTCGCCAGGGGATGGAGACACGCCTGACGGAGGCGACAAACAGTCTGCGCACGCTGGTCGCAGAGGTTATCGACGGGGCGAAGGTGTTCCAGGGTGGGGGGACCGAGCGCTTCGAGTCGACCCTGCTGGCGAAAGTGAGGGAGACCGCCGACGCATCCCCAGTAAGCTGA
- a CDS encoding type II toxin-antitoxin system HicB family antitoxin, whose protein sequence is MTRQLTAIIEREGDGYVALCPEVDVASQGATVDEARNNLKEALELFFETASPAEIQQRVHDEVYVTHVEVAVA, encoded by the coding sequence ATGACCAGACAGTTGACGGCGATTATTGAGCGGGAGGGCGACGGCTACGTTGCCTTGTGCCCGGAAGTGGATGTCGCGAGCCAAGGAGCTACCGTGGACGAAGCGCGCAACAACCTCAAGGAAGCGTTGGAGTTGTTTTTCGAGACGGCTTCCCCCGCGGAAATTCAACAAAGAGTCCACGACGAAGTCTACGTGACCCACGTCGAGGTTGCCGTTGCCTAA
- a CDS encoding SDR family oxidoreductase gives MTPYRLDQKIAVLTGSSSGIGRAIARLFALQGARVVVNYHRSQAQAKLLCAEIRAAGAEARAIQADVSSSADVDRLVEATLTAFGRIDIWANIAGADILTGSGAVLCDNEKLERLIAVDLKGTIQCSWRVAPIMKAAGSGVILNMSWDLALSGMAGRNPEMFAAVKAGVLGFSKCLARSYAPEVRVNELAPGWIRTAFADEVMAREAQEAVIADTPLRRFGVPEDVAHAALYLCSEEAAFITGQTLRVDGGLAS, from the coding sequence GTGACGCCATACCGTCTGGACCAGAAGATCGCAGTCCTCACCGGGTCGAGTAGCGGTATAGGCCGGGCGATCGCCCGGCTCTTCGCCCTGCAAGGCGCGCGCGTGGTGGTGAACTACCACCGATCTCAGGCCCAGGCCAAGTTGCTTTGCGCCGAGATCCGCGCAGCCGGCGCAGAGGCACGCGCAATCCAGGCGGACGTCTCTTCTTCGGCCGACGTCGATCGCCTCGTCGAGGCGACCCTCACGGCCTTCGGCCGCATCGATATCTGGGCCAACATCGCCGGCGCCGATATTTTGACTGGTTCCGGGGCCGTGCTCTGCGACAACGAAAAGCTCGAACGCCTTATCGCGGTGGACCTCAAGGGTACCATCCAGTGCTCCTGGCGCGTCGCCCCCATCATGAAGGCCGCGGGGTCGGGGGTGATCCTCAACATGTCCTGGGACCTGGCCTTGTCGGGGATGGCGGGGCGCAATCCAGAGATGTTCGCGGCCGTCAAGGCCGGGGTGCTCGGCTTCAGCAAATGCCTGGCGCGCTCCTACGCGCCCGAGGTCCGGGTCAACGAGCTGGCGCCCGGCTGGATCCGCACCGCGTTTGCCGACGAGGTCATGGCGCGCGAGGCACAGGAGGCAGTGATCGCAGACACCCCGCTCAGGCGCTTCGGGGTCCCGGAAGACGTGGCGCACGCGGCCCTGTATCTCTGCTCCGAGGAGGCCGCCTTCATCACCGGTCAGACGCTCAGGGTCGACGGCGGGCTGGCATCGTAA